One stretch of Cheilinus undulatus linkage group 5, ASM1832078v1, whole genome shotgun sequence DNA includes these proteins:
- the pik3ip1 gene encoding phosphoinositide-3-kinase-interacting protein 1, with protein MSVNSGRQLCKMFFSLHVVFLSVVLVESRAANESQTDCMTSSGVDYRGEQQSSSSGLGCLNWANSTRDYDVNIYPDPQTGVGDHNYCRNPDSSERPWCYIAGPDGTIQRQFCAIELCKEEASAAPAEAESPTGTTPSTESFQPDKSKTSQGEVAAVQPVMGISQRVRTGPKKKKDLGTLGYVIGILMMALIVILGVGITLGYFYKRGRDLKKQHEQRVYEREMQRITLPLSAFSNPTCELVDENTIVITAENETTPVQDNVEGGDPLMGGHQAGTPGA; from the exons ATGTCGGTGAATTCAGGCCGTCAGCTCTGTAAGATGTTCTTCTCTCTGCACGTTGTGTTCCTGAGCGTGGTGCTGGTGGAGAGCAGGGCAGCAAATGAGAGTCAGACTG ACTGCATGACATCAAGTGGTGTGGACTACAGAGGAGAACAACAGAGCTCCTCTTCTGGTCTGGGCTGTCTGAACTGGGCTAACTCCACCAGAGACTACGATGTCAACATCTATCCTGATCCACAGACAG GCGTGGGAGATCACAATTACTGCCGAAACCCCGACTCCTCTGAGAGGCCCTGGTGCTACATCGCCGGTCCAGACGGGACCATCCAGAGACAGTTCTGTGCTATTGAATTATGCAAAG AAGAAGCTTCTGCCGCTCCAGCTGAGGCTGAATCCCCGACAGGAACAACTCCGTCCACAGAGAGCTTCCAGCCCGACAAGTCAAAAACGTCTCAGGGAGAAGTCGCTGCAGTGCAGCCAGTGATGGGGATCAGCCAGAGAGTGCGCACAggaccaaagaagaagaaagaccTCGGCACACTTG GCTATGTCATTGGCATCCTCATGATGGCCCTCATCGTCATACTGGGAGTGGGCATCACATTGGGCTACTTCTATAAGAG gGGTCGGGACTTAAAGAAGCAGCATGAGCAGCGGGTATACGAGCGTGAGATGCAGAGGATCACTCTGCCACTGTCCGCCTTCTCCAACCCCACCTGTGAGCTGGTGGACGAGAACACCATTGTCATCACGGCCGAGAACGAGACCACCCCCGTCCAGGACAACGTGGAGGGCGGCGACCCTCTCATGGGAGGTCATCAGGCCGGTACCCCCGGAGCGTGA